ATCATCAAGGGGATGGCGACGAGCGCGATGTTCAGCTTGCTCGGCAGGCCGAGTCCGTGGATGGCGAAGGCCTGCAGCTCGGTGTTCGGGATGGTGATGAAGGCCGAGATCGGCGCGCCGAAGATACGGGCGCTCAGGAACGACTGCACATCGGCGGCGTTGAAGACGTAGTTCGGCGTGTTCGCGTTCTCCGCGATCGACATGCCCAGCTGGCCGAAGCCGTGACCGGTGCGGTTGAACGAGCGCAGCACGTGGAACAGGCCGAGGAACACCGGCACCTGGGCCAGGATCGGCAGGCAGCCCATCAGCGGGTTGAAGCCGTGGTCCTTCTGCAGCTTCTGCATCTCGACGGCCATCTTCTGGCGGTCGTTCTTGTACTTCTTCTGCAGCTCTTTGATCTGCGGCTGCAGTTCCTGCATCTGTTTGGTGGTGCGGACCTGCTTCACGAACGGCTTGTAGAGCAGCACACGCAGCGTGAACACGAGGAACACGACGGCCAGTGCCCAGGCGATGCCGCTGTCTTTACCGAGACCGGGCACCAACGCGAAAACCCGATGCCAGAACCACAAGATCCAGGACACCGGATAATAAATGAAGTCGAGCACGGCTCTATGCACTCCCGTCGTTCGTATCGCCGATCACCGCGCGCGGTGATCCTTTCCAAGCGTTCGGCTCCGACACCGGGCCGGTCTGCAGGTCGGTTTCCTGCGACGCCGGATCGGTGGCTGCCTCGGTTCCTGGTGCGGTGCGAACGGTGCTTCGCTTCCGCTCCGGAACCGGGTCCCACCCACCAGGGTGCCAGGGCGCACATTTGGCCAGTCGCACGGCCGCCAATCCGAGGCCGATGAACAGCCCGCGCGTCCGTAACGCGGTGACCGCGTACTCGCTGCAGGTCGGGGTGAAACGGCACACCGGCATGCGGGTGGGGGAGACGTAGGTCCGATACAACTCGATCAGGAAGATCAGCGCGTTCGCCGGTAGCCGGCCGATCGTGGCGGTGCGGCTCATACCGTGCCGACCCCGAGTTTGCGCAGCGCGGCGCGCATCTGGCGCAGCAGTTCCGCCGAGGAAGCATTCGCCGCGCCGGGCAGGGCGCGAATGACGACGTCGGTGTCGCTGGGCAACTCCGAGATCATCTGGTGGCACATATGACGCAGGCGGCGGGCGACGCGGTGTCGAATCACCGCGTTGCCCACCGCCTTG
This genomic stretch from Nocardia brasiliensis ATCC 700358 harbors:
- the yidC gene encoding membrane protein insertase YidC, with the protein product MLDFIYYPVSWILWFWHRVFALVPGLGKDSGIAWALAVVFLVFTLRVLLYKPFVKQVRTTKQMQELQPQIKELQKKYKNDRQKMAVEMQKLQKDHGFNPLMGCLPILAQVPVFLGLFHVLRSFNRTGHGFGQLGMSIAENANTPNYVFNAADVQSFLSARIFGAPISAFITIPNTELQAFAIHGLGLPSKLNIALVAIPLMIIAGLATHFNARASVARQTPEAAANPQAAMMNKLALWVFPLGVLVGGPFLPIAILLYWVSNNIWTYGQQHLVFGRMEKEEEEKKLAKLEQRAQNAPKPGAKPVNVKKKPGPGSDSVEDAVEGAPSTNGTAKTPSKAAGQRRPGGQKRPGNRGRANQKRRR
- the yidD gene encoding membrane protein insertion efficiency factor YidD — encoded protein: MSRTATIGRLPANALIFLIELYRTYVSPTRMPVCRFTPTCSEYAVTALRTRGLFIGLGLAAVRLAKCAPWHPGGWDPVPERKRSTVRTAPGTEAATDPASQETDLQTGPVSEPNAWKGSPRAVIGDTNDGSA